The sequence TGTGGCTATGCGTATTGGTCTTTTTGAGAAAGAATGGCCCAACCCCAGTTGAAAATTTTTAACAACTTTGGCATTGTTGTTTCTTTTAGGTTGACCTTCTAAGTTCCACTTTCCAAGCCTCTTGATGACAACTTTAGGCCTCGGCCGCCCCCATAATAGCCGCCGAATCCTAGAGCAGAGAAGCTTAATTTTTCTTCTGACAATGCCTAACATGACAGAAGATTTGTTATTGCAAAAGATCTTTTGAAGCTTGATTGACTGCATACAGATACTTAGGTCTCTGTCTCTCTGTATCTATCTATCTAACTCACTAGAGTGGTACTTGATATGGGATTGTCTTACTTTgagaaatatttatgaaaacttTTGAGAACTAAATGCaacaaaaatgagaaaaattatATGGTGAGAacgataatggtggagaaaTGAATGTGATTGGAGAGAGGAAAGTTGCTAAAGAGACAAAGAAAGAACTCAACTGCCCTGGATTGAGGTAGGTGTAGGAGTTGAAAATGGAGCAATATATTGTTGAGCTTCTTTCCAAAAAGAACACCAAAACCGCACCTACTGCTGAAACTtataacaagaaaacaacaagaCATGTTTTGTGTCTTAAACTCCATGATTAAAAAAGTGGTCTTCTAATATCTTTGCATACAAGTACTGCTGCAATGTAGCTTTTCAATGTTAGCTCTAACAGAAGCCACTATAATTCCCATGAAAACATTGTTGACTTTGATTTTTCATCTTGGTTGGCAAGAACTATGTTGCATATGATGACTTCCAATACATTAAGGATCACATACTTTCAAAGCTCAAGTCTACCTCattaaaaaaaggaaaaaaaaaagtttaactgtattCAGTGTGTAGGTATGATGTAAAGGCCATGTGAGAGCTTGACTTTAGTAGTTTAGGGGGGTCCTTGGACAAACTTTTGTGCTATGCATTCCCTTGGTGCTTGTGAAGGTTGGGTCTCAttccttttatattaatttatctaATTCCTTATGGTGTTTAGCAAATTTGTCAACAACATATATTAAAATTGGTCTTGGTCAATAGTATTAGTTTAAAGAAAGCAAATTTGAATGTCTATAGACTATAATCATCAAtaatttaactgattaacttcaCAATGACAAAATGATATACAGATGGATACTTACTATCCATACACTAAAGTAAACAACATAGACAAAAGACAAGAAAGCAAAGCAAAGCAAAACATTTCTCTTTGATCAATAAGTTAACTTGCACAAATACTAACATGTTTGTATAAACCTAAAACAAGCTGCTCTTTGTGCTGACAACCAAAATTATTGGGAACTAAATTTTCCCAGTTATAGAGCATTCTGATCTATACTTTATGATGTCAAAATACTTATATCTTTACATCATCAAACAACGCATCAAGAAGATTAGAAGATGAATTGCTGTTTTCGCTCTCTTCAAAGAAACCATTAGAAGCGTTCTGCTTTCTTGATCTTCGCTCTTCAATGATAGCATCTGTTGTTTCAGCACAATAATTTCGTTTACCTTGTTTTTCAGGTTTATCAGCCACAATAAATTTGTTCCCATCACGGGTTCTCTCAGGGAAACCTGCCCAAACTGAAGAAAACTGTGTATGAGACATTGAAAGTTGCAGTCGGAAAGTTCAGTACAATCTAAAAAACCGTATACAGAACAGATGATTGATAACCCCAATTATACTTTCATATAAACTCAAATATGGCATAGGTTCATTCAATGACGTACCAAATAGGGATGTAATGCCTTAGTTTCACAACATTCTCTCTATACTCAGAAAATTTtggttaaataaattttaatgctAATCATAGAAACCTTACACCTTATTCTGTTTTCTGCTTAATTTATGAGCCTAATGCACTATCTGAACCCACTCCAAATAACAATAAGCAAAAGACGCAAGGCAGGTCTCCActaacaatcttttttttttttgacaaagtgagaAACAATTGAGAAACATCATGTTTAGTTCACACAGAAAGAGCTTATAAACATAAGCTGCTCGTGAAGCCAAAGCATCAAATTGTTATTTATTAGTGTTACCTCCAAATTGATGTAAAACAATAGAAGCAGCAACAGTAACATTGAGTGAAGCAGTCCCCCCTCCGTATTGAGGAATATACACAAAGAAGTCGCATATCTCACATTCTTTGGCAGAGAGTCCTGTTCCCTACAAAGTCCAAGAAAAAGGTCATTTCTGCAAAACATGGCTCATAATTTGTAATGCATTAGTCCACAAAACAATCAAAGCATTATACTTTTGTTTTGTTACAAGACTCCGAAAAACGATCCTAAAGTAATCAGTTTGTTACTTTCATATTCAGTCCACAGCTGCCATTAAGTAAGCTGAAGTTGCACACAGAAATTTAAGGTATGATACATAACAAAAGTACCCACAAACAATCTTCTAAATAAGCCTTTAAATCACTTTAAATGGATCTCTTTCAACCAAAACCGTTGATAAAGCATGAAACTTTCACAGCTAATAAGTAGTAACTCAGAACCAGTAATGCATAAGGAAATAACCACAAACAATCTGGAGACTATGATTAGAGTTTGGTCAACTACTACTCAAGGTATTAGCCTACTTTCTCCTTCCCAAGCTTTTTAGTGAATCAGTATGCAATATTATTCAAGTTACACATGTTTAGAGAGATTTTCTGAGAACTCCACAAAATCTTTCTCTTCAAAGGCTAAAATTTCCCAAACGAAAAGCTCTCAAAACAGGAAAATAAGATCCTGTTAATCCACAACTATGCATACATATACATTTACATATGATTCATATGTATACCTCGTTGCCCAGAAGAAAGGCAGTGCTCTTCTTGAAAGGGTGTTGATTTACAGCCATAGCTCCATCAGTGATCTCCACGCCGCATATATCACAATCCTTTTCCTGCAAAACCAaagccaaaataaataaataaaatccattaatTTCAACGAATTTCCTCTGCTACCCAATAAATTATTTGAAGAGATAATGAAAACCCAGAAGCATAAATTAACAAAGGAGAGAGAgacataaaagaaaaagggggaGGGAGGGACCTTGAGGAAGCGGCATGCGTCGATGAGGGAGTGAAAATGACGGAATCGAACGTGGGAAGTGGAGCCATGGCTACCAAATGAGTTGAAGTCGCGACGGC is a genomic window of Cannabis sativa cultivar Pink pepper isolate KNU-18-1 chromosome 9, ASM2916894v1, whole genome shotgun sequence containing:
- the LOC115724065 gene encoding uncharacterized protein LOC115724065 — translated: MVVESYVVVHNIAKRHNVGTLARSATAFGVSELILVGRRDFNSFGSHGSTSHVRFRHFHSLIDACRFLKEKDCDICGVEITDGAMAVNQHPFKKSTAFLLGNEGTGLSAKECEICDFFVYIPQYGGGTASLNVTVAASIVLHQFGVWAGFPERTRDGNKFIVADKPEKQGKRNYCAETTDAIIEERRSRKQNASNGFFEESENSNSSSNLLDALFDDVKI